ATTTGTTTTTGGTGTTATCGATTCAATCGAATGATCATATTGAGCTTTTCCGCAATGGCTATCACTTCCATCACTTTTGATTTTTCAATGATGATACCTGTTGGACTCACTTCTTCTAATACAAACTTTTTGCCTTTGATCTGACCCAGTAGGAGTTCCATCACTTGTGAATCTTTGGTTCTAAGTAAGACTGAATCTTCGGTGATGGTTACAATTGGTAAATTGTTACCCCAATCATCCAGTAAGAAGAGTAAATTTTGTGCAAGTTCTGCTTTCGAAGACTCTCTTAAAAAATGAACAAACGTTTCTTTGTCATACCCAAGTAAAATTCCTAATTGGAAACTATCTTTTGTCAGTAAAAAAGTATAAACTCTGTCATAGTCTTTAAGCTCACAAAATGCTTTGAGTAAGTGAATGCCATGTAAGGAAACTCTATCAGGGAATGCGATGATAGAAAAGTCAGGGTTGATGGTAATTCCACCCTTTTCCGTCACTGTCACTAATGCTTCGTGGTTGAAGTAATGGAGTCCTAGTTCCGATAAACTCAAATTCCTTTGAGGGTATTCTACTTCAATGAGACCAAAGAGTTGTAAGTAAAAAATGGCAGAAATGATTTCCTTTCGGAGATCCGCCAAATCCTCTTCATAGGTTTTGATTTGGAAGGTAGGTGAAAAAACCAAATGGTCACGGATAATATGTGAAAAAATCACAGAGGTATTGATTTTTCCATGAGCCATAATGAGTTTCACTGTTTTGTCCAATATTCCCTTTTCATAAAAAGGTACTTCAGTCGCTGTGAAAACTTCTGGAGGGTTTAACCTACGAGTCCTTGCTTCATTCACTTCGTGAATCACAAGTTTCATAATCTCAAAAATATCTTTCTTAAGAAACTCATCTGTTTCTTGGATGAGAATTACATTTTCTCCCTTTATATCTACATAACCTAACAGTTTTAAGATGGGGAGTATGAGTTCAATTTGATAAACTTGACTTTTTTCAGGGAAAATTTCAATGTCAGGGGATAAAAGTTCAGTTTCAGTTCTTTTATGATCTGCTTGTTTGATTTTTCCTGATTTTGCAAGGTTCAAACCTTTTCTTGAAATATAAGAAATGAGTTTTTTTACGTTTAAGAAAAAATCGAGGCCGTTCGCAGAAATTTTTTCCTGGCGAACACGAGTTCCCTTTTTCACTGGAGGTAAAATAGGTGAAAACTGTAAATGGTCGAGAATTTCTTTTGGGATGACAATCACTCGAATGAATTTGTCTTCCACATAATACAAATCACGAACCAAGTGAAGCGCTGTTAGGTGAGGAATTGATTGTTCAAACTTCCCACGGTTTACGGTAATATAATTGCGAATGGTTTCTGCTTCAATCACACCACCATGGATATAAATTTGGTGTAAAACATCTTTATCGAAGTCAGAGAGTTCATCGATTAACTTTTGTAAAAACTCAGCACTGAGTGCGTGTTTTAAAAAGGTATCAATGTGTTCCCCTTTTTTGACACCAACGGCTTCTTTCCATTCTTCTGGAAGTTCCGCAAGAGTCGCTTTGTGAAGGGATTTTTCTATCGAATACTTAAACTTCTCACCTTTTGGGTTTGTTTCTACTTTAATGAGTTTTTGGTATTCATCATAAGTATGGTATTTATCTAAATTATTTGTAAGGCGTTCTCGATTTTTTCTTTGGTATAAAAGATAATACTTTCGAAGGACATTTAATTCCATCTCCACGTTGATTGGTGGGATATTTACCTTTCTCGAAATTTCTCCAAGAGTCATCACACCTTTATTTTTCAAAATGGATGTCAGGATGTTCACTTGCAAAGGTGTGAACTTTTCCAAAACACCTTTGAGGTAAAATTCGTTTTGGAAGATTTCCATGAGACCCAAAATGGTCGATTTTTTGTCCTTTCCTGGGATCTTTTGGATGTTCCAAAGATTTGCGATTTTTTTGATCTCGTTGAGATCGAGTTTCTCTAACTCTTGGTACAGGACAGTTTCTTGGCTCATGGGTGCGATTTGATAAGTTTTTGGTTGGGACCTATTCCTGC
The Leptospira bouyouniensis DNA segment above includes these coding regions:
- a CDS encoding helicase translates to MSQETVLYQELEKLDLNEIKKIANLWNIQKIPGKDKKSTILGLMEIFQNEFYLKGVLEKFTPLQVNILTSILKNKGVMTLGEISRKVNIPPINVEMELNVLRKYYLLYQRKNRERLTNNLDKYHTYDEYQKLIKVETNPKGEKFKYSIEKSLHKATLAELPEEWKEAVGVKKGEHIDTFLKHALSAEFLQKLIDELSDFDKDVLHQIYIHGGVIEAETIRNYITVNRGKFEQSIPHLTALHLVRDLYYVEDKFIRVIVIPKEILDHLQFSPILPPVKKGTRVRQEKISANGLDFFLNVKKLISYISRKGLNLAKSGKIKQADHKRTETELLSPDIEIFPEKSQVYQIELILPILKLLGYVDIKGENVILIQETDEFLKKDIFEIMKLVIHEVNEARTRRLNPPEVFTATEVPFYEKGILDKTVKLIMAHGKINTSVIFSHIIRDHLVFSPTFQIKTYEEDLADLRKEIISAIFYLQLFGLIEVEYPQRNLSLSELGLHYFNHEALVTVTEKGGITINPDFSIIAFPDRVSLHGIHLLKAFCELKDYDRVYTFLLTKDSFQLGILLGYDKETFVHFLRESSKAELAQNLLFLLDDWGNNLPIVTITEDSVLLRTKDSQVMELLLGQIKGKKFVLEEVSPTGIIIEKSKVMEVIAIAEKLNMIIRLNR